A genomic stretch from Candidatus Methylomirabilota bacterium includes:
- a CDS encoding LLM class flavin-dependent oxidoreductase, with protein sequence MITRFSTLYVGHIELEGCGLDGVPADDRRYPNTRLIESFDSAATVAQAADRLGYETFWMAEHHFQHEGWECIPNIPMLAVDLAHRTQRIKFGCAFNVVPTWHPLRLAEDYAVADILTKGRVVFGVGRGYHSREVETFGNPMLDAEANRELFEEQVEVILKALREESFAHRGRHYTIPPEVPYRGYTLREISLVPRPLRQPVEVWQPIVSGGARGLEFMARHGIKGVISATAEELVQRWVRDYQEAGRRHGRDRALGEDLILGFRMCLDDTVEGAIRRARPYFEEHAKVMAPLGMLRYSEEHAKAVAARRPQSPTTASLEDGVRNRSWLCGPAHDIVGYLKELEAKYPGLDHVMLGWPIGVPRAMMVEQLERFAAEVMPAFSR encoded by the coding sequence ATGATCACGCGCTTCTCTACCCTCTACGTCGGCCACATCGAGCTGGAGGGCTGCGGGCTCGACGGCGTGCCCGCGGACGACCGGCGCTATCCCAATACGCGCCTGATCGAGTCGTTCGACTCGGCAGCCACGGTGGCTCAGGCCGCGGATCGGCTCGGCTACGAGACGTTCTGGATGGCCGAGCACCACTTCCAGCACGAGGGCTGGGAATGCATCCCGAACATTCCCATGCTGGCGGTCGATCTCGCCCATCGCACCCAGCGGATCAAGTTCGGCTGCGCGTTCAACGTGGTGCCGACCTGGCATCCGCTGCGCCTGGCCGAGGACTACGCCGTCGCCGACATCCTCACCAAGGGTCGCGTGGTCTTCGGCGTGGGGCGCGGATACCACAGCAGGGAAGTGGAGACCTTCGGCAACCCGATGCTGGACGCCGAAGCCAATCGCGAGCTGTTCGAGGAGCAAGTCGAGGTGATCCTGAAGGCCCTGCGCGAGGAATCGTTCGCGCACCGGGGCAGGCACTACACGATCCCGCCCGAGGTGCCGTATCGCGGCTACACGCTCCGCGAGATCTCGCTGGTGCCGCGGCCGCTTCGCCAGCCGGTGGAGGTGTGGCAGCCCATCGTGAGCGGCGGCGCGCGCGGGCTCGAGTTCATGGCGCGGCACGGGATCAAGGGCGTCATCTCCGCCACCGCGGAGGAGCTGGTGCAGCGCTGGGTGCGCGACTATCAGGAGGCGGGGCGCCGCCACGGCCGCGACCGCGCGCTGGGCGAGGATCTGATCCTCGGCTTCCGCATGTGCCTCGACGACACCGTGGAGGGCGCGATCCGCCGTGCCCGGCCCTACTTCGAGGAGCACGCCAAGGTGATGGCGCCCCTCGGCATGCTGCGCTACAGCGAGGAGCACGCCAAGGCGGTGGCGGCGCGCCGCCCCCAGTCGCCGACCACGGCCTCGCTCGAGGACGGCGTGCGCAACCGCTCCTGGCTCTGTGGCCCCGCGCACGACATCGTGGGCTATCTCAAGGAGCTGGAGGCCAAGTACCCCGGCCTCGACCACGTCATGCTCGGCTGGCCCATCGGCGTGCCGCGCGCCATGATGGTCGAGCAGCTCGAGCGCTTCGCCGCCGAGGTGATGCCCGCGTTCAGCCGGTAG
- a CDS encoding alpha/beta fold hydrolase, protein MTIDRTPRMAVHRSGRGPDLVLFHGGMGSWKHWSRNVGPLSERFTVHALDHPAYGNSASIPRETTGPQYLELMHELFVEAFPGTAPLRFAGFSFGGAIAAKLAWRLAPRVTHLCLVSPAGFPPRKFGERPTRSYKEAGDDERLFREICRHNLLVNMLSDPASISEETLDIQADCVRRTRFNSRKVSAGGTLLTDLAALTSLPEPPCRVRLLWGEGDDSAFRPAAKLIGEVREAVGGTLDVHRVPRAGHWSAYENAPEVNRLMLEFFSS, encoded by the coding sequence GTGACCATCGATCGCACCCCGCGCATGGCCGTTCACCGGAGCGGCCGCGGGCCCGACCTCGTCCTCTTCCACGGGGGCATGGGGTCCTGGAAGCACTGGTCGCGCAACGTGGGGCCACTGTCGGAGCGCTTCACCGTCCACGCCCTCGACCATCCGGCCTACGGGAACTCGGCGTCCATACCTCGCGAGACCACGGGCCCGCAGTACCTCGAGCTGATGCACGAGCTGTTCGTCGAGGCCTTCCCCGGCACGGCGCCGCTCCGGTTCGCCGGCTTCTCCTTCGGCGGCGCCATCGCGGCCAAGCTCGCCTGGCGCCTGGCCCCGCGCGTCACCCATCTCTGCCTGGTCTCGCCCGCGGGCTTCCCGCCGCGCAAGTTCGGCGAGCGCCCCACGCGGAGCTACAAGGAGGCGGGCGACGACGAGCGGCTCTTCCGCGAGATCTGCCGGCACAATCTTCTCGTCAACATGCTGAGCGACCCCGCCAGCATCAGCGAGGAGACGCTCGACATCCAGGCGGACTGCGTGCGGCGAACCAGGTTCAACAGTCGAAAAGTCAGCGCCGGCGGCACGCTGCTGACCGACCTCGCGGCGCTGACGAGCCTGCCGGAGCCCCCCTGCCGGGTCCGTCTGCTCTGGGGCGAGGGCGACGATTCGGCGTTCCGGCCGGCGGCGAAGCTGATCGGCGAGGTGCGCGAGGCCGTGGGCGGCACGCTCGACGTGCACCGCGTCCCGCGCGCGGGGCACTGGTCGGCCTACGAGAACGCGCCCGAGGTGAACCGGCTGATGCTGGAGTTCTTCTCGAGCTGA
- a CDS encoding alpha/beta fold hydrolase translates to MQRRLAAILAADIEGYSRLMGEDEAATVRDLKGHQAVVLPMVGQHGGRVMDTAGDGILAEFPSVTGAIECAVEIQTVMAQRNVDVPEARRMRFRMGVNVGDVIHDGDRIYGDGINIASRLQTAAEPGGICISRPVFDQLNRAAAAAFQTLGPRVFKNIVQPVEVFARRPAEGEPRGEAGEPAPLTQEIRFCRAPDGVQLAYAMVGQGPPVVKPGNWMTHLDYDLESPIWRRLYRELTKRNTLLRYDARGNGLSDRVVEDISFDALVFDLESVVDAAGVDRFALMGISLGCAVAIAYAARHPGRVSQLILYGGYALGRNKRPLSAAEVEEEAAMRTLTRLGWGKENAAFRQMFTSQFIPGGTKEQADWFNELQRVNVSPEVAVQFMEVSGTVDVTALLPKLTMPTLVMHATGDARVPFESGRRMAAGIPGARFVPLTGSNHIFREDEPAYGQFVEQVRAFLSG, encoded by the coding sequence ATGCAACGCCGGCTCGCCGCGATCCTCGCCGCCGATATCGAGGGGTATAGCCGCCTCATGGGCGAGGACGAGGCGGCCACCGTCCGGGACCTCAAGGGCCACCAGGCCGTCGTCCTCCCCATGGTCGGGCAGCACGGCGGCCGCGTCATGGACACCGCGGGCGACGGCATTCTAGCCGAATTCCCCAGCGTGACCGGGGCTATCGAGTGCGCGGTCGAGATCCAGACGGTGATGGCGCAGCGCAACGTCGACGTCCCCGAGGCGCGCCGCATGCGCTTCCGCATGGGCGTCAACGTGGGCGACGTCATCCACGATGGCGACCGCATCTACGGTGACGGCATCAACATCGCGTCCCGCTTGCAGACCGCGGCGGAGCCGGGCGGCATCTGCATCTCACGCCCAGTGTTCGACCAGCTCAATCGGGCCGCGGCCGCCGCGTTTCAGACGCTCGGGCCGCGCGTCTTCAAGAACATCGTCCAACCGGTGGAGGTGTTCGCCCGGCGCCCCGCGGAGGGGGAGCCACGGGGCGAGGCCGGGGAGCCCGCGCCGCTCACCCAGGAGATCCGGTTCTGCCGAGCGCCCGACGGCGTCCAGCTCGCGTACGCGATGGTGGGCCAGGGGCCACCCGTCGTGAAGCCGGGAAACTGGATGACCCATCTCGATTACGACCTGGAGAGCCCGATCTGGCGGCGCCTCTATCGCGAGCTCACGAAGCGGAACACCCTCCTTCGCTATGACGCCCGGGGTAACGGGCTCTCGGATCGGGTCGTCGAGGACATCTCGTTCGACGCCCTGGTGTTCGACCTCGAGTCGGTGGTCGACGCGGCGGGGGTGGACCGCTTCGCGCTCATGGGCATCTCGTTGGGCTGCGCGGTGGCGATCGCATACGCAGCCCGACATCCCGGGCGCGTGTCGCAGCTCATCCTCTACGGGGGGTATGCGCTGGGCCGCAACAAGCGCCCGCTGAGCGCGGCCGAAGTCGAGGAAGAGGCCGCCATGCGGACTCTGACGCGGCTCGGCTGGGGTAAGGAGAACGCGGCGTTTCGGCAGATGTTCACCTCCCAGTTCATCCCGGGCGGAACGAAAGAGCAAGCCGACTGGTTCAACGAGCTCCAGCGGGTCAACGTCTCGCCCGAGGTGGCGGTGCAGTTCATGGAGGTAAGCGGTACGGTGGACGTCACCGCCCTCCTCCCCAAGCTCACCATGCCCACCCTGGTCATGCACGCGACCGGCGACGCCCGCGTCCCCTTCGAGTCGGGGCGGCGCATGGCGGCCGGCATTCCCGGGGCCCGCT
- a CDS encoding class I SAM-dependent methyltransferase, with protein sequence MSAKPLFTDALAYEGFMGRWSIRLAPLLAEFAKVGDPGRVLDVGCGTGSLTKTLAGMTRRAEIVGIDPVAAFVEHARARINDARASFDVGDAQALPYPDESFDCALSCLVFHFIPDAAKAASELRRVVRSGGTGAVCTWDARGLEMTSLFWDVAVELDPAAEPKRRRPLGQPGQLTALWQSAGFREVEERPLEIITDFASFDDYWRPQETGVGPTGAYIATLDPAQRSALRSGLEARLRAVGAPGPFTLRAKALAVRGLA encoded by the coding sequence ATGAGCGCGAAGCCCCTGTTCACCGACGCCCTGGCCTACGAAGGCTTCATGGGGCGCTGGAGCATTCGCCTCGCGCCGCTCCTGGCCGAGTTCGCCAAGGTCGGCGATCCCGGGCGTGTGCTCGACGTCGGATGCGGGACGGGCTCCCTCACCAAGACCTTGGCCGGCATGACCCGCCGCGCGGAGATCGTCGGCATCGATCCCGTGGCCGCCTTCGTGGAGCACGCGCGTGCGCGGATCAACGACGCCCGCGCGTCGTTCGACGTGGGGGACGCGCAGGCCTTGCCCTATCCCGACGAGTCGTTCGACTGCGCGCTGTCTTGCCTGGTGTTTCACTTCATCCCGGACGCGGCGAAGGCGGCGAGCGAGCTGCGGCGCGTGGTCCGATCAGGCGGGACGGGGGCCGTCTGCACCTGGGATGCGCGCGGGCTGGAGATGACGTCGCTGTTCTGGGACGTGGCGGTCGAGCTGGATCCCGCCGCGGAACCGAAGCGTCGTCGGCCCTTGGGCCAGCCGGGACAGCTGACGGCGCTCTGGCAGTCAGCCGGCTTTCGCGAGGTGGAGGAGCGCCCGCTCGAGATCATCACGGACTTCGCCTCGTTCGATGACTACTGGCGGCCGCAGGAGACCGGTGTCGGTCCTACGGGCGCCTACATCGCGACGCTGGATCCCGCGCAGCGCTCGGCGCTGCGGTCCGGGCTCGAGGCGCGCCTGCGGGCTGTCGGGGCGCCGGGCCCCTTTACGCTGCGAGCCAAGGCCTTGGCGGTGCGCGGCCTCGCATGA
- a CDS encoding HNH endonuclease signature motif containing protein, with amino-acid sequence MIRGAASPGCGLRFVQGHHIQHWAHGGPTTLANLVLLCRRHHRAVHEDGYRITREEDGKLTFLRPDGRPLPESP; translated from the coding sequence GTGATCAGGGGTGCCGCTTCCCCCGGGTGCGGCCTCCGGTTCGTCCAGGGGCATCACATCCAACACTGGGCTCATGGAGGACCGACCACGCTGGCCAACCTCGTACTCCTGTGCCGTCGGCACCACCGGGCGGTGCACGAGGACGGATACCGTATCACTCGCGAAGAGGATGGGAAGCTGACGTTCCTTCGCCCAGACGGCCGGCCGCTGCCCGAGTCACCCTGA
- a CDS encoding SDR family oxidoreductase, translating to MDLGLKGKKAIVTGGSLGIGKAIARELAREGADVAVVSRTKDVLEKAAGELAAETGRRVIAIPADVTNRAEVDGMVAQAAAQLGGLNILVNSGSPPGGSPSATGPIENLVDEDLLHDFNVKYVGALRCCRAAIPFMKEQKWGRIINISGLNARNAGNLSGGARNTSLVHLSKTLAVQLGRFGITVNCVHPGITRTERTPRLLAARAKELGVDAAEAERLDYVPDSPRGNAVCRMIDASEVAYVTAFLCSDKAWAVTGELIVASGGQSRSVYY from the coding sequence ATGGATCTCGGGCTCAAGGGCAAGAAGGCCATCGTCACCGGCGGCAGCCTCGGCATCGGCAAGGCCATCGCGCGTGAGCTGGCCCGCGAGGGCGCGGACGTGGCCGTGGTGTCGCGCACCAAGGACGTGCTGGAGAAGGCGGCGGGCGAGCTGGCCGCCGAGACCGGCCGCCGCGTCATCGCCATCCCCGCGGACGTGACCAATCGCGCCGAGGTCGACGGCATGGTGGCCCAGGCCGCCGCCCAGCTCGGCGGCCTCAACATCCTCGTGAACTCCGGCTCGCCGCCGGGCGGCTCCCCCAGCGCCACCGGCCCCATCGAGAATCTCGTGGACGAGGACCTCCTCCACGACTTCAACGTGAAGTACGTGGGCGCCCTCCGCTGCTGCCGTGCCGCCATCCCGTTCATGAAGGAGCAGAAGTGGGGCCGCATCATCAACATCAGCGGCCTCAACGCGCGCAACGCCGGCAATCTCTCCGGCGGCGCCCGCAACACGTCCCTGGTGCACCTGAGCAAGACCCTGGCCGTGCAGCTCGGCCGCTTCGGCATCACCGTGAACTGCGTGCATCCCGGCATCACCCGCACGGAGCGCACGCCGCGCCTGCTCGCCGCCCGCGCCAAAGAGTTGGGCGTGGACGCGGCCGAGGCGGAGCGCCTGGACTACGTGCCGGACTCGCCCAGGGGTAACGCCGTATGTCGCATGATCGACGCGAGCGAGGTCGCCTACGTCACCGCCTTCCTCTGCTCCGACAAGGCGTGGGCCGTCACCGGCGAGCTGATCGTGGCCTCGGGAGGGCAGAGCCGGAGCGTGTACTACTAG
- a CDS encoding Ldh family oxidoreductase: MLERFKVPVKDQVLVAEAALRKSVTEIFGKMGLTPEDAAEGADVLTTTDLRGVETHGVSNMLRQYVRDYKAGKLDPRPGWKVMREAPGTAVIDAERRLGIIVGPKAMRLAMEKARKVGVGIVTVYNAGHFGAIGHYAMQAAQADMVGACFTAAGLRVVPTFAAKPMLGTNPIALAAPARREAPLLFDAATSAIAGNKIGLAMRVGSPLLPGWVTDKEGTPIMEEKPVFDRDDFFQAPLGGTREQGSHKGYGFALMAEVLATMLSGSVPTMLNAASGSKNQFAAYHIEAFTDLERFKDTMDETLRTLRTAPPAPGEERVLYPGLLEAEEAAERRAHGIPLHREVIEWFGQCTAELGLPPLVTLR; this comes from the coding sequence ATGCTCGAGCGCTTCAAGGTCCCGGTGAAGGATCAGGTACTGGTCGCTGAGGCGGCGCTGCGCAAGTCCGTCACCGAGATCTTCGGCAAGATGGGGCTCACGCCCGAGGACGCGGCAGAGGGGGCCGACGTCCTCACCACCACCGATCTCCGCGGCGTGGAGACGCACGGCGTGTCGAACATGCTCCGCCAGTACGTGCGCGACTACAAGGCGGGCAAGCTCGACCCCCGGCCGGGCTGGAAGGTGATGCGCGAGGCGCCGGGCACCGCCGTCATCGACGCCGAGCGCCGGCTCGGCATCATCGTGGGGCCCAAGGCCATGCGCCTCGCCATGGAAAAGGCGCGGAAGGTCGGCGTTGGCATCGTCACCGTCTACAACGCCGGCCACTTCGGCGCCATCGGCCATTACGCGATGCAGGCGGCGCAGGCCGACATGGTGGGCGCCTGCTTCACCGCCGCCGGGCTCCGCGTGGTGCCCACGTTCGCGGCAAAGCCGATGCTGGGCACCAATCCCATCGCGCTCGCCGCGCCGGCGCGACGCGAGGCGCCGCTCCTCTTCGACGCCGCCACCTCCGCCATCGCGGGGAACAAGATCGGCCTCGCCATGCGCGTGGGCTCGCCGCTTCTGCCCGGCTGGGTCACGGACAAGGAAGGCACGCCGATCATGGAGGAGAAGCCCGTCTTCGACCGTGACGACTTCTTCCAGGCCCCACTGGGCGGCACGCGCGAGCAGGGCTCGCACAAGGGCTACGGCTTCGCGCTGATGGCCGAGGTGCTCGCCACCATGCTCTCCGGCTCGGTGCCGACCATGCTGAACGCGGCGAGCGGCTCGAAGAATCAGTTCGCTGCGTATCACATCGAGGCCTTCACCGACCTCGAGCGCTTCAAGGACACGATGGACGAGACGCTCCGAACTTTGCGTACCGCGCCGCCGGCGCCCGGCGAGGAGCGCGTGCTCTATCCGGGCCTGCTCGAGGCCGAGGAGGCGGCGGAGCGCCGCGCCCACGGCATCCCGCTCCACCGCGAGGTCATCGAGTGGTTCGGCCAGTGCACGGCCGAGCTGGGCCTCCCGCCGCTCGTGACCCTACGCTGA
- a CDS encoding MFS transporter — MVILLSGTRFHHRMPAEDNDVPVILAPFRVRSFRFQWPADLLTSLAFEMETVILSWYVMVETGSVLLLTTFASLLFLGTLAAPMFGVLSDRLGARNLLAVMRVVYTALAALLMLLAFSGRLSPLWAFVVAVPAGIVRPNDQVLRNILVGETMPAPQLMGALGLSRATMDSARVVGSLAGAGLFAALGLGSAYVLVVALYAASFVLTLGMSQRRPVPVPVGEEPAAGDAVAGVSGLHDLIEGLLHVWRTPALVSALWLAFLINLTAYPISGGLLAYIARAVYHTDATGLGRLAASFSLGALVGSVAFVLTGGPRRPERAMLVHATLWYGVLLAFGFVGTLGGGMVALFLAGVVQSVAMISLAAWLLIVVDDRFRGRVMGVRMLAVYGLPLGLMAAGALIDLIGYTPTIAALTVTGLVFTALIGLRWRAALWSA, encoded by the coding sequence ATGGTGATCCTCCTCTCGGGGACCCGATTCCATCATAGAATGCCCGCCGAGGACAACGACGTCCCCGTGATCCTGGCCCCCTTTCGCGTGCGGTCCTTCCGCTTCCAGTGGCCCGCCGACCTCCTCACCTCGCTCGCGTTCGAGATGGAGACGGTCATCCTCTCCTGGTACGTGATGGTGGAGACGGGCTCGGTGCTCCTGCTCACCACGTTCGCCTCGCTGCTCTTCCTCGGCACGCTCGCCGCGCCCATGTTCGGCGTGCTGAGCGACCGCCTCGGCGCGCGGAATCTGCTGGCGGTGATGCGCGTGGTCTACACCGCGCTCGCCGCGCTGCTGATGCTGCTCGCCTTCTCCGGCCGGCTGAGCCCACTCTGGGCCTTCGTCGTTGCGGTGCCCGCCGGCATTGTGCGGCCCAACGACCAGGTGCTGCGGAACATCCTCGTGGGCGAGACCATGCCGGCCCCGCAGCTCATGGGCGCGCTGGGGCTCTCGCGCGCCACCATGGACTCTGCCCGCGTGGTCGGCTCGCTCGCGGGCGCGGGGCTCTTCGCCGCGCTCGGCCTGGGCTCCGCCTACGTGCTGGTGGTGGCGCTCTACGCCGCCAGCTTTGTGCTGACGCTCGGCATGTCGCAGCGCCGTCCCGTGCCCGTGCCCGTGGGCGAGGAGCCGGCCGCGGGAGACGCTGTCGCCGGCGTCTCGGGCCTGCACGATCTGATCGAGGGCCTGCTCCACGTCTGGCGCACCCCCGCGCTCGTCAGCGCCCTCTGGCTGGCCTTCCTCATCAACCTCACCGCCTACCCGATCTCGGGCGGGCTCCTCGCCTACATCGCACGCGCCGTCTACCACACGGACGCGACCGGCCTCGGCCGGCTGGCCGCCAGCTTCTCGCTGGGCGCGCTGGTGGGCTCGGTCGCGTTCGTGCTGACGGGCGGGCCGCGGCGCCCCGAGCGCGCCATGCTCGTCCACGCCACGCTCTGGTACGGGGTGCTGCTGGCCTTTGGCTTCGTGGGGACACTGGGCGGCGGCATGGTGGCGCTGTTCCTCGCCGGCGTCGTGCAGAGCGTGGCGATGATCTCGCTCGCGGCGTGGCTGCTCATCGTGGTGGACGACCGCTTCCGCGGGCGCGTGATGGGCGTCCGGATGCTGGCGGTGTACGGGCTGCCGCTCGGCCTCATGGCCGCCGGCGCGCTGATCGACCTGATCGGCTACACGCCGACCATCGCCGCGCTCACCGTCACCGGGCTCGTCTTCACCGCGCTGATCGGGCTGCGGTGGCGCGCTGCGCTCTGGTCAGCGTAG